A DNA window from Akkermansiaceae bacterium contains the following coding sequences:
- a CDS encoding trypsin-like peptidase domain-containing protein, producing MRDLPNVSQFIPMFRSASRLFLLLCVSTFPVDAQPFHFNEKKAPENLQDIEAIQKALISALQKARDATVCIDIGDGSGSGVIISADGLVLTAAHVSTGVGKEVTVIMEDGRKLKAETLGLVADVDAAMVKITEKGPFPFAPLGKDDTPKLGDWVFSLGHSGGFDKERGSVVRLGRLVRIANSTIQTDCALIGGDSGGPLFDMSGKVIGIHSRVGEQLQVNMHVPLKEFTNNWDGMLRSEFIGEGPFAQKPEKGSGLLGVATEARSAGGLKVLKVGRETPAEKAGIKEGDVLLKFNGTALEKREQLQELIKEMAAGDKVEIEGLRGGKPQTFKLKLGERN from the coding sequence GTGCGGGATCTGCCTAACGTATCGCAGTTCATCCCGATGTTCCGGTCCGCTTCCCGTCTGTTCCTCCTGCTGTGCGTGTCCACGTTTCCCGTGGATGCCCAGCCTTTCCATTTCAATGAAAAGAAGGCACCCGAGAACCTGCAGGACATCGAAGCGATCCAGAAGGCCCTGATCTCCGCACTGCAAAAGGCGCGCGACGCGACGGTGTGCATCGACATCGGCGATGGCAGCGGGAGCGGTGTCATCATCTCCGCGGACGGGCTGGTGCTGACCGCCGCCCACGTGAGCACCGGTGTGGGGAAAGAGGTCACCGTCATCATGGAGGACGGACGGAAGCTGAAGGCGGAGACGCTGGGCCTGGTGGCGGATGTGGACGCGGCGATGGTGAAGATCACGGAGAAGGGGCCTTTCCCGTTCGCGCCGCTCGGCAAGGATGACACCCCGAAGCTGGGCGACTGGGTGTTTTCACTCGGCCATTCCGGCGGCTTTGACAAGGAACGCGGTTCGGTCGTGCGTCTCGGGCGGCTGGTGCGCATCGCGAACTCGACCATCCAGACCGACTGCGCGCTGATCGGCGGTGACTCCGGCGGTCCGCTGTTCGACATGTCCGGAAAGGTGATCGGCATCCACTCCCGTGTCGGGGAGCAGTTGCAGGTGAACATGCATGTTCCGCTGAAGGAGTTCACCAACAACTGGGATGGCATGCTCCGGTCCGAGTTCATCGGGGAGGGACCCTTTGCCCAGAAGCCGGAGAAGGGCAGCGGCCTGCTGGGCGTTGCGACGGAAGCGCGGTCCGCAGGAGGGCTCAAGGTGCTGAAGGTCGGCAGGGAGACACCCGCCGAGAAAGCCGGCATCAAGGAAGGGGATGTGCTCCTGAAATTCAACGGCACCGCGCTGGAGAAGCGCGAGCAGCTCCAGGAACTGATCAAGGAAATGGCCGCCGGGGACAAGGTGGAGATCGAGGGGCTGCGCGGAGGCAAACCACAAACTTTCAAACTGAAACTCGGTGAACGCAATTGA
- a CDS encoding PDZ domain-containing protein, translating into MATVSVRKHCGGTPQSRPAAGRRSHSSVFQQAVRCFLLAALLLPATSHAFQSLESAYRRTGPAVTSVFDAQRQILQQSSAVMLSGRKEIAYGVVISPDGYILTKASEIAGTANLSVRVDAQSYPNAKVVTVDDAWDVALVKVDASGLTPVDYAPSGDIPQGSWVIANGATSLKARRALVGIVSAKIRPIPAGGGNLGVAFKEDADEVLEIADLAEDGAAAKAGIKKGDIIVAINGKAVVKFDEVSEALKDHKPGTVVQVTYQRKEVDETVDVTLDPGPVTRNDMMSGAYSDRRSGFPRVMQHDIIGDKSIVGGPLLGLDGKCVGMNIARANRAESFAIPVEDLKALAARLMKK; encoded by the coding sequence ATGGCAACGGTCTCGGTAAGGAAACATTGCGGCGGGACGCCACAATCACGGCCTGCGGCGGGACGCCGCAGCCACAGTTCGGTGTTCCAACAGGCTGTCAGGTGTTTTCTGCTCGCCGCGCTGCTGCTGCCTGCCACCTCCCATGCTTTCCAGTCGCTGGAGTCCGCCTACCGCCGGACCGGACCGGCGGTGACCTCCGTTTTCGACGCCCAGCGCCAGATCCTCCAGCAATCCAGCGCCGTGATGCTCAGCGGGCGGAAGGAGATCGCCTACGGTGTGGTCATCTCACCGGACGGCTACATCCTCACCAAGGCCAGCGAGATCGCCGGAACCGCGAATCTTTCCGTGAGGGTGGACGCGCAATCCTACCCGAATGCAAAAGTTGTGACCGTGGATGACGCATGGGACGTCGCGCTGGTGAAGGTGGATGCCTCCGGGTTGACTCCGGTGGACTACGCGCCCTCCGGCGATATCCCGCAGGGGAGCTGGGTCATCGCCAACGGAGCCACCAGCCTGAAGGCACGGCGCGCGCTGGTCGGCATCGTCAGCGCGAAGATCCGCCCCATCCCGGCGGGAGGGGGGAATCTCGGCGTCGCGTTCAAGGAGGACGCGGACGAGGTGCTGGAGATCGCGGATCTGGCGGAGGACGGAGCCGCCGCGAAGGCGGGTATCAAGAAAGGCGACATCATCGTCGCGATCAATGGCAAGGCCGTGGTGAAATTCGACGAGGTTTCAGAGGCGCTGAAGGATCACAAGCCCGGCACGGTGGTGCAGGTCACCTACCAGCGGAAGGAGGTGGACGAGACGGTGGACGTGACGCTGGATCCCGGCCCGGTCACCCGGAATGACATGATGAGCGGCGCCTACTCCGACCGCCGCAGCGGCTTCCCGCGGGTGATGCAGCACGACATCATCGGCGACAAATCGATTGTCGGCGGTCCTTTGCTGGGCCTGGACGGGAAGTGCGTGGGGATGAACATCGCCCGCGCCAACCGCGCGGAGAGCTTCGCGATCCCGGTGGAGGACCTGAAGGCCCTCGCGGCGCGGCTGATGAAGAAGTGA
- a CDS encoding multicopper oxidase domain-containing protein, whose amino-acid sequence MKTIFLLLLISTLGLQARVVEYDLEIRRENWTPGDGLKPVSAITVNGGIPGPTLRFREGDTARIRVHNRMTKEETSVHWHGIVLPVAQDGVPHVTTPPIQPGGTHTFEFKLPHSGTYWYHSHTHLQEQEGVYGSIVVAPAGGEPVKADRDHVVVLSDWTTESPDEVMRSLRRGTEWYELKKGSIQSLTGAAKAGALRDFFDRERSRMPAMDISDVAYDAFLANGKRAIHLPGKPGETVRLRFINAGASTYFYLHSATGPLRIVAADGPPVRPISVKRLLVGMAETYDVIVKIPASGEWEVRATAQDGSGHASVFLGEGDRHAAPDIPRPDNYRMDHHLMAAMDEMDMDDMPAGHEPEEAERPLPPYSRLRAVHPTDFPATLPRRTIELRLTGDMERYIWSFNGKTYAQDGVIPIKKGEVIRMEFINDTMMHHPIHLHGHFFRVLAGQGKDAPLKHTIDVPPMGKRTVEFHADNPGDWLLHCHLLYHMHAGMTRIFAYQDQNWTPPPQGKLKPGTDVICTDECCVPASSLITASGGTADHQPHAGGHDHDPLFMFVDGSIQSHMSEGQFTVMNSYNDFFAAWEMGWRDEFAYEAEVGWKRYFDPNLSTVLGWRFTNHDGEADRAFAGVEYRLPYLIDSTVQIDSEGDVRVGLGKSLQITDRLNVFAEVQSDTGSEWEWTTGAAWTLNKQLSLISQYHSEYGFGGGLQFRF is encoded by the coding sequence ATGAAAACCATCTTCCTACTTTTACTGATATCCACCCTGGGCCTCCAAGCCCGCGTCGTTGAATACGACCTTGAGATCCGCCGTGAGAACTGGACTCCGGGCGACGGGCTGAAACCCGTGTCCGCCATCACCGTCAACGGCGGCATCCCCGGTCCCACCCTGCGTTTCCGCGAGGGGGACACCGCCCGCATCCGCGTCCACAACCGGATGACGAAGGAGGAAACCTCCGTCCACTGGCACGGCATCGTCCTGCCCGTCGCGCAGGACGGAGTCCCGCATGTGACCACCCCTCCCATCCAGCCGGGCGGCACGCACACCTTCGAGTTCAAGCTTCCGCACTCCGGCACATATTGGTACCACAGCCACACCCACCTGCAGGAGCAGGAGGGGGTGTACGGTTCCATCGTGGTCGCTCCCGCGGGAGGAGAACCGGTGAAAGCGGACCGCGACCACGTGGTGGTGCTGTCCGACTGGACCACGGAGAGTCCGGACGAGGTGATGCGTTCCCTGCGCCGCGGCACGGAATGGTATGAGCTGAAGAAAGGCTCCATCCAGAGCCTGACCGGCGCGGCGAAGGCCGGGGCGCTCCGCGACTTCTTCGACCGCGAACGCTCCCGGATGCCCGCCATGGACATTTCCGACGTCGCCTACGACGCCTTCCTGGCGAATGGAAAGCGGGCCATCCACCTCCCGGGGAAGCCGGGCGAAACGGTGCGCCTGCGCTTCATCAACGCGGGGGCGTCCACGTATTTCTACCTGCACTCCGCCACCGGGCCGCTGCGGATCGTCGCGGCGGACGGACCACCTGTCAGGCCCATCTCAGTGAAGCGCCTGCTGGTGGGGATGGCGGAAACCTATGATGTCATCGTGAAGATCCCCGCCTCCGGCGAATGGGAGGTGCGTGCCACAGCACAGGACGGCTCCGGCCATGCCTCCGTCTTTCTGGGTGAAGGTGACCGGCATGCCGCTCCCGACATCCCGCGTCCGGACAACTACCGCATGGACCACCACCTGATGGCCGCCATGGACGAAATGGACATGGATGACATGCCAGCCGGCCACGAGCCTGAAGAGGCGGAACGTCCTCTGCCCCCCTACTCACGGCTCCGCGCCGTCCACCCGACGGATTTTCCCGCCACCCTGCCCCGCCGCACGATCGAGCTGCGCCTGACCGGCGACATGGAGCGTTACATCTGGTCCTTCAACGGGAAGACCTACGCGCAGGATGGCGTGATCCCGATCAAGAAGGGCGAGGTCATCCGCATGGAGTTCATCAATGACACGATGATGCACCACCCGATCCACCTCCACGGCCACTTCTTCCGCGTGCTGGCCGGACAGGGAAAAGACGCGCCGCTGAAGCACACCATCGACGTGCCGCCGATGGGCAAGCGCACCGTGGAGTTCCACGCGGACAACCCCGGCGACTGGCTGCTGCACTGCCACCTGCTCTACCACATGCACGCGGGCATGACGCGCATCTTCGCCTATCAGGACCAGAACTGGACTCCCCCGCCCCAGGGAAAACTCAAGCCCGGCACGGATGTGATCTGCACGGACGAATGCTGTGTCCCCGCGTCCTCATTGATCACCGCTTCTGGCGGAACCGCAGACCACCAACCGCACGCCGGAGGCCATGACCATGACCCGCTTTTCATGTTCGTGGACGGTTCCATCCAGTCCCACATGAGCGAGGGGCAGTTCACGGTGATGAATTCCTACAACGACTTCTTCGCCGCGTGGGAGATGGGTTGGCGGGATGAGTTCGCCTATGAGGCCGAGGTCGGCTGGAAGCGCTACTTCGATCCCAATCTCTCCACCGTGCTGGGCTGGCGCTTCACCAACCATGACGGGGAGGCGGACCGTGCCTTCGCCGGTGTGGAATACCGGCTCCCCTACCTGATCGACAGCACCGTCCAGATCGACTCCGAAGGGGACGTCCGGGTGGGGCTGGGCAAGTCGCTCCAGATCACCGACCGGCTGAACGTCTTCGCGGAAGTCCAGTCTGACACCGGCAGCGAATGGGAGTGGACGACCGGTGCGGCTTGGACGCTCAACAAGCAGCTCTCCCTCATCTCCCAATACCATTCCGAATACGGCTTCGGCGGAGGCCTCCAATTCCGCTTCTGA
- a CDS encoding deoxyribodipyrimidine photo-lyase — MPLNGKCVIHWFRRDLRLADNTALNRAAATGMPVVPVFVLSTWKGQHSWTGPNRQQFLCDCLAGLAEAVESVSGKLILRKGDPIEELESLIAETGAGAIYLNKDPDPHGKETEKRLRSLCTRVGIGFHAFDDVALHHPDEVLTQTGAPYKVFTPYSRNWLGLAKPAPLAAPSSLETPQGIRSLELPGVSFWNLEAPSADLVPAGEKAARRRMRTALEERVCDYEANRDFPARAGTSRLSQDLRFGLISIRTLYAEAMKARTAAKPAGRKGIDVFIKELAWREFYFAILHHFPEVLDKEFNPDWRGLWWAEPGGNFQAWKEGRTGFPIVDAGMRELLATGFMHNRVRMITAMFLTKDLHIDWRLGESFFMQHLTDGEIASNNGGWQWSAGTGADAAPYFRIQNPWSQAARYDADGDYIRRWVPELASVDAKNLHTPPKDGGSVAPGYPAPIVDHKTERERTLEIFKRHREKRG, encoded by the coding sequence ATGCCCCTGAACGGAAAGTGCGTCATCCATTGGTTCCGCCGCGATCTGCGGCTGGCGGACAACACCGCCTTGAACCGGGCGGCGGCGACCGGCATGCCGGTGGTCCCTGTTTTTGTGCTTTCCACTTGGAAAGGGCAACACTCATGGACAGGTCCGAACCGGCAGCAGTTCCTCTGCGATTGTCTGGCAGGGCTGGCGGAAGCAGTGGAGTCCGTTTCCGGAAAGTTGATCCTCCGGAAAGGTGATCCCATTGAGGAACTGGAAAGCCTGATCGCGGAAACCGGAGCCGGTGCGATCTACCTGAACAAGGATCCCGATCCGCACGGGAAGGAGACGGAGAAACGGCTGCGCTCCCTCTGCACCCGGGTCGGGATCGGTTTCCATGCCTTTGATGACGTGGCGTTGCACCACCCGGATGAGGTGCTCACGCAGACCGGTGCCCCTTATAAAGTCTTCACCCCCTACAGCCGGAACTGGCTGGGACTGGCCAAGCCCGCGCCACTGGCCGCCCCCTCCTCCCTGGAAACCCCACAGGGCATCCGGTCCCTGGAACTGCCCGGGGTATCCTTCTGGAATCTGGAGGCGCCCTCCGCGGATCTTGTGCCCGCCGGAGAAAAAGCGGCCCGGCGGCGCATGCGCACGGCGCTGGAAGAAAGGGTCTGCGACTATGAAGCGAACCGCGATTTCCCCGCACGGGCCGGAACCAGCCGTCTCTCCCAGGATCTGAGGTTCGGCCTTATTTCCATCCGCACGCTGTATGCGGAGGCGATGAAAGCCCGCACCGCGGCGAAGCCCGCCGGGAGGAAAGGCATCGACGTCTTCATCAAGGAACTGGCGTGGCGGGAGTTCTACTTCGCCATCCTCCACCATTTCCCGGAGGTGCTGGACAAGGAGTTCAACCCGGACTGGCGGGGACTGTGGTGGGCGGAACCGGGTGGAAACTTCCAGGCATGGAAGGAAGGCCGCACCGGCTTCCCCATCGTGGATGCGGGCATGCGCGAGCTGCTCGCGACCGGATTCATGCACAACCGCGTGCGGATGATCACCGCGATGTTCCTCACCAAAGACCTGCACATCGACTGGCGGCTCGGGGAGTCGTTCTTCATGCAGCACCTGACGGACGGCGAGATCGCCTCGAACAACGGCGGCTGGCAGTGGTCGGCGGGGACCGGGGCGGACGCCGCGCCCTACTTCCGGATCCAGAATCCATGGTCCCAGGCCGCGCGCTATGATGCGGACGGAGACTACATCCGGCGGTGGGTGCCGGAACTGGCGTCCGTGGATGCGAAAAATCTCCACACTCCGCCAAAGGACGGCGGGTCCGTGGCACCGGGCTATCCCGCCCCCATCGTGGATCACAAGACGGAGCGGGAGCGGACGCTGGAAATTTTCAAGCGACATCGGGAGAAACGTGGGTAA
- a CDS encoding DNA-directed RNA polymerase subunit alpha, producing MSAIKLARFELPNRLVRNEETATDTYAQFVAEPFERGYGHTVGNSLRRVLLSSLEGASITSVRIAGVQHEFSSLPGVVEDVTDIVLNLKKVKFSHNEKEPRILSIKVEKEGVVTAGDIQGDHIYDVVNKDQIICTLDKKVKFDAEFEVRVGRGFSTGDENKRKDQPIGVIAIDSIFSPVTRVKYSVDTTRVGQMTDFDKLTLDIWTDGRVTPQDALLQASAILRHHLDVFVNYDENAVDFEEAPAESSEENAALKKLLNMSVNEIELSVRAANCLNNANITSVGQLAMKSEAEMLKYRNFGKKSLNEIKDKLVELGLGLGMTFDSSLLSGPVAASRAPRLGAEDEAPVGLADLIAQNLDD from the coding sequence ATGTCAGCCATCAAACTCGCTCGTTTCGAGCTTCCAAACCGCCTCGTCCGCAACGAGGAAACCGCCACGGACACTTACGCCCAATTCGTCGCCGAACCCTTCGAGCGCGGATACGGCCACACCGTCGGCAACTCCCTCCGCCGCGTCCTGCTTTCCTCCCTGGAAGGCGCGTCGATCACTTCGGTCCGCATCGCAGGCGTCCAGCACGAATTTTCCAGCCTTCCGGGCGTCGTCGAAGACGTCACGGACATCGTCCTCAACCTGAAGAAGGTCAAATTCTCCCACAACGAGAAGGAGCCACGCATCCTCTCCATCAAGGTGGAGAAAGAAGGCGTCGTCACCGCCGGTGACATCCAGGGCGACCATATCTACGACGTGGTCAACAAGGACCAGATCATCTGCACCCTCGACAAGAAGGTGAAGTTCGACGCCGAGTTCGAAGTCCGCGTCGGCCGTGGTTTCTCCACCGGTGACGAGAACAAGCGCAAGGACCAGCCGATCGGCGTCATCGCCATCGACTCGATCTTCTCCCCGGTGACCCGCGTGAAATACTCCGTGGACACCACCCGGGTCGGCCAGATGACCGACTTCGACAAGCTCACCCTCGACATCTGGACCGACGGCCGCGTGACCCCGCAGGACGCGCTGCTCCAGGCCTCCGCGATCCTCCGCCACCACCTCGACGTCTTCGTCAACTACGACGAGAACGCCGTGGACTTCGAAGAGGCTCCGGCCGAATCGAGCGAAGAGAACGCCGCCCTCAAGAAGCTTCTCAACATGTCCGTCAACGAGATCGAGCTTTCGGTCCGTGCGGCGAACTGCCTGAACAACGCGAACATCACCTCCGTCGGCCAGCTCGCCATGAAGTCGGAAGCGGAGATGCTCAAGTACCGCAACTTCGGCAAAAAGTCCCTCAACGAAATCAAGGACAAGCTCGTCGAGCTGGGCCTTGGTCTCGGAATGACCTTCGATTCATCGCTGCTTTCCGGTCCGGTCGCCGCCTCGCGTGCGCCTCGCCTCGGTGCGGAAGACGAAGCACCGGTCGGCCTCGCCGATCTGATCGCCCAGAACCTCGACGACTAA
- the rplQ gene encoding 50S ribosomal protein L17 translates to MRHRRNTTKLKRSASHRRSLLANLVGSLIEHGRIKTTLGKAKALRPVAEKLVTLAKRDDLHSRRLAIAFLYEKDLVKKLFSEVAPASKDRQGGYTRITKLGVRSSDAAPMAIIEWVDQAEAKAEEAPVEVVEEKAAPAPKAKKAAKKKAAESEEAAPAAEAE, encoded by the coding sequence ATGAGACATCGACGCAACACCACCAAGCTCAAACGCTCCGCCTCCCACCGCCGGTCCCTGCTCGCCAACCTGGTTGGCAGCCTGATCGAGCACGGGCGCATCAAAACCACCCTCGGCAAGGCGAAAGCCCTCCGTCCGGTGGCTGAAAAGCTGGTCACCCTCGCCAAGCGCGACGACCTGCACTCCCGCCGCCTCGCCATCGCCTTCCTCTATGAGAAGGACCTGGTGAAGAAGCTGTTCTCCGAAGTGGCTCCCGCCTCCAAGGACCGCCAGGGTGGCTACACCCGCATCACCAAGCTGGGCGTCCGCTCCAGCGACGCCGCACCGATGGCGATCATCGAGTGGGTTGACCAGGCCGAAGCCAAGGCTGAGGAAGCCCCGGTCGAAGTGGTGGAAGAGAAAGCCGCTCCTGCTCCCAAGGCGAAGAAGGCCGCCAAGAAAAAGGCCGCTGAGTCCGAAGAAGCCGCTCCCGCCGCCGAAGCTGAATAA
- a CDS encoding squalene/phytoene synthase family protein has protein sequence MNDDLGKRILKDVSRSFYLTLRMLPREMRESAGLGYLLARTSDTIADTEGVAVEERLSLLAAFAASVAEGAALPVWPEKLLLAATPGEAAMLARAPEILRWLAGMEQGQAGLVREVVATIISGQSLDLTRFADAEMGKPVALANAAELEDYTWCVAGCVGAFWTKLGFLTLGSRYSTAGEAELLEMGIAYGKGLQLVNILRDLPEDLANGRCYLPVADPSDHAALLREYGIWHRRAVERVRQGMSYASGLRSRRLRAASVLPALIAEETLGLLDGRMGGGKVKVPRSAVYRLLVESLLF, from the coding sequence GTGAACGACGACCTGGGCAAACGCATCCTCAAGGACGTATCACGCTCGTTTTACCTCACCCTGCGCATGCTGCCGCGGGAGATGCGGGAGTCCGCCGGGCTGGGTTACCTGCTGGCCCGCACCAGTGACACCATCGCGGATACGGAGGGTGTGGCGGTGGAGGAACGCCTTTCCCTGCTGGCGGCATTTGCAGCGTCCGTTGCGGAGGGTGCGGCATTGCCCGTGTGGCCGGAAAAATTGCTGCTCGCCGCCACACCGGGAGAAGCCGCGATGTTGGCCCGCGCTCCGGAGATCCTCCGGTGGCTGGCCGGCATGGAGCAGGGGCAGGCGGGACTGGTCCGGGAGGTTGTGGCCACCATCATCAGCGGCCAGTCACTCGATCTCACCCGGTTTGCGGATGCGGAAATGGGAAAGCCCGTGGCGCTGGCAAACGCGGCGGAATTGGAGGACTACACGTGGTGCGTCGCGGGATGCGTCGGTGCGTTCTGGACGAAGCTGGGATTTCTCACGTTGGGAAGCCGCTACTCGACAGCGGGGGAGGCGGAGTTGTTGGAAATGGGCATCGCCTACGGCAAGGGCCTGCAGTTGGTGAACATCCTGCGGGATCTGCCGGAGGATCTGGCAAACGGGCGGTGCTATCTCCCCGTGGCGGATCCGTCCGACCATGCGGCGCTGCTGCGGGAGTATGGAATCTGGCACCGCCGGGCGGTGGAGCGGGTGCGCCAGGGAATGAGCTATGCATCCGGCCTGCGGTCACGGAGGCTGCGCGCGGCCTCCGTGCTGCCCGCTCTCATCGCGGAGGAAACGCTGGGTCTGCTGGACGGGAGGATGGGCGGCGGAAAGGTCAAGGTGCCACGAAGCGCCGTTTATCGCCTGCTGGTGGAGTCATTGCTTTTCTGA
- the crcB gene encoding fluoride efflux transporter CrcB: protein MKQVLLVGLGGAIGSIARWMLGGAILHRLPNLKFPLGTFAVNILGCLLIGIIAGLAERRGVFSSDARLFLMTGLCGGFTTFSAFANENVFLLRRGESATALLYIGGSVIAGLLAVWAGFRAVPQG from the coding sequence ATGAAGCAAGTCCTCCTCGTCGGTCTCGGCGGCGCCATCGGGTCCATCGCCCGCTGGATGCTGGGCGGCGCGATCCTCCACCGCCTGCCGAACCTGAAGTTCCCGCTGGGCACCTTTGCGGTGAACATCCTCGGCTGCCTGCTCATCGGCATCATCGCCGGGCTGGCGGAGCGGCGGGGAGTGTTCTCCTCCGATGCGCGGCTGTTCCTCATGACCGGCCTGTGCGGCGGCTTCACCACCTTCTCCGCCTTCGCGAATGAGAATGTCTTCCTGCTGCGCCGCGGGGAGAGCGCCACCGCCCTGCTCTACATCGGCGGCAGCGTTATCGCCGGCCTGCTGGCCGTGTGGGCGGGATTCCGTGCGGTTCCGCAGGGGTGA
- the cysS gene encoding cysteine--tRNA ligase has translation MRLFDTLTRTERELSPIDGSTFRFYCCGPTVYGPAHIGNFRTFVLQDVFRRVLETGGIRTLHVRNITDVDDKTIRDSQKAGKTLKDFTDAWTEKFHADCGALACLPPHIEPGAVEHIPQQIDMIAKLVEKGHAYSSDDGSVYFKISSFPGYGKLSHLDTRELDLGKTQNERANADEYEKDSLSDFVLWKSRKPEDGDNFWPSPWGEGRPGWHLECSAMIHEYLGDTFDLHSGGVDLVFPHHENEIAQSQCACGGHFAAHWFHITHLLVDGGKMSKSLGNLYTIGDLAAKGFTPMEVRYVLIGAHYRKQLNFTLESLSGAREALHKLAKGARQLAGKIGDEHVTFTSVGFGPFEGAWNSLQHDLNTPGALGGIFTGLKEASSLEGVEAAKALAGLNRILRALGITLPEIAEQKEADVPDDIRALAEERWAFRTAKNWAKSDELRDQLAGLGWVVKDGKEGYTLSPK, from the coding sequence ATGCGGCTTTTCGACACGCTGACCCGGACCGAGCGCGAGCTCTCCCCCATCGATGGATCCACCTTCCGGTTCTATTGCTGCGGCCCCACGGTCTATGGGCCGGCGCACATCGGGAACTTCCGCACCTTCGTCCTGCAGGATGTGTTCCGCCGCGTGCTGGAGACGGGCGGCATCCGCACGCTGCACGTGCGCAACATCACCGACGTGGATGACAAGACGATCCGCGACTCACAGAAGGCGGGGAAGACGCTGAAGGACTTCACGGACGCGTGGACGGAGAAGTTCCATGCGGACTGCGGGGCGCTGGCGTGCCTGCCGCCCCACATCGAGCCGGGCGCGGTCGAGCACATCCCGCAGCAGATCGACATGATCGCCAAGCTGGTGGAGAAAGGCCACGCCTACTCCTCCGACGACGGGTCGGTGTATTTCAAGATTTCCTCCTTTCCGGGCTACGGAAAGCTGTCCCACCTGGACACCCGCGAGCTGGACCTGGGCAAGACCCAGAACGAACGCGCGAACGCGGACGAGTATGAGAAGGACAGCCTGTCCGACTTCGTGCTGTGGAAGTCGCGCAAGCCGGAGGACGGCGACAATTTCTGGCCATCCCCATGGGGTGAGGGCCGCCCCGGCTGGCACCTGGAGTGCTCCGCGATGATCCACGAGTATCTGGGCGATACCTTCGACCTGCACTCCGGTGGCGTGGATCTGGTTTTCCCGCACCATGAAAATGAGATCGCGCAGAGCCAGTGCGCCTGCGGCGGCCACTTCGCCGCGCACTGGTTCCACATCACCCACCTGCTGGTGGACGGCGGGAAGATGTCGAAGTCGCTGGGGAACCTCTACACCATCGGGGACCTGGCCGCGAAGGGCTTCACGCCCATGGAGGTGCGCTACGTGCTGATCGGCGCGCACTACCGGAAGCAGCTCAATTTCACACTGGAGTCGCTGTCAGGGGCACGGGAGGCGCTGCACAAGCTGGCGAAGGGCGCGCGGCAGCTCGCCGGGAAGATCGGCGACGAGCATGTGACCTTCACCTCGGTCGGCTTCGGTCCGTTCGAGGGGGCGTGGAACAGCCTGCAACATGACCTGAACACGCCGGGCGCGCTGGGCGGCATCTTCACCGGACTGAAGGAAGCATCCTCCCTGGAAGGCGTGGAGGCGGCGAAGGCGCTGGCCGGACTGAACCGCATCCTGCGGGCGCTGGGCATCACGTTGCCGGAGATCGCGGAGCAGAAGGAAGCCGACGTGCCGGATGACATCCGCGCGCTGGCGGAGGAACGCTGGGCTTTCCGCACCGCGAAGAACTGGGCGAAGTCCGACGAACTCCGCGACCAACTGGCCGGACTCGGCTGGGTGGTGAAGGACGGGAAGGAAGGATATACGCTTTCACCGAAGTGA
- a CDS encoding PEP-CTERM sorting domain-containing protein (PEP-CTERM proteins occur, often in large numbers, in the proteomes of bacteria that also encode an exosortase, a predicted intramembrane cysteine proteinase. The presence of a PEP-CTERM domain at a protein's C-terminus predicts cleavage within the sorting domain, followed by covalent anchoring to some some component of the (usually Gram-negative) cell surface. Many PEP-CTERM proteins exhibit an unusual sequence composition that includes large numbers of potential glycosylation sites. Expression of one such protein has been shown restore the ability of a bacterium to form floc, a type of biofilm.), translating into MILSFLWIVPTIALCVFAARQIMGKPTETPAFTRPPVKVPIEVLKEGQSPRVIYVELDSPAIPEPSTLLLLPLSAALMFRRKR; encoded by the coding sequence GTGATACTATCGTTTCTGTGGATCGTCCCGACGATCGCGCTGTGCGTGTTCGCGGCCCGGCAGATCATGGGAAAACCCACGGAGACCCCTGCGTTCACCCGGCCGCCGGTGAAGGTACCCATCGAGGTGCTGAAGGAAGGCCAGTCCCCGCGGGTGATCTATGTGGAACTGGACTCCCCTGCGATCCCGGAACCGTCCACCCTGCTGTTGCTGCCGCTTTCCGCGGCGCTCATGTTCCGCCGCAAACGGTGA